In Candidatus Terasakiella magnetica, the sequence TGCAAAAAGATCTTGGTCTTCACGAGAGATATTGAAATCTTCAGCGACGTTTTCTGCCGTTTCCGGCATTGAATCCACACCGTAAAGCTCTTTCATCCGCTTATTTACAAAACGCCAACCGATTGTTGTGTCATGCACTTCATTGGCACGTGAAAACGCGGTATTTGCCTTGGGCATGACAAAAGGTGCACGTGACATACTTTCCACACCACCGGCTATGGTCAGTTCCACTTCACCGGATTTGACTGCACGCGCTGCGATACCAACCGCGTCCATACCCGAGCCACATAAGCGATTGACAGTTGTTCCGGGAATACAGTTCGGTAAATCTGCCAATAGCGTCGACATGCGTGCGACATTGCGATTGTCTTCACCTGCCTGATTGGCACAACCAAACACCACTTCTTCAATGGAGGCCCAATCAACATTTTTATTGCGCTCTTTAAGTGCCTTTAAAGGGACAGCACCTAAGTCATCGGCACGTATTGCAGAAAGCGTTCCACCATAACGACCGATAGCTGTACGAATGGGGTCACAGATAAATGCTTCAGTCATCTCTTTAAGTCCTGTCTTTATGTTTGATATCAAAGGGGGGAAGACCTAGGTCCATGATACGATGATGTAGGTCTGCAAATTTCTTCATCTCATCTGGATTTGAAATCGGATCTTTATTATCCGCAAAAGCTACATCAATTTTTTCCCAGTCTTCTTCTGTCAAAACAGCATTGGCCAAGGGAAAAGCATTGCTATTTTCATAGCGAATATGACCTTCCAGAAACTCGGCATATTCAATAGCTATCTGGGCAAAGACTTTCGCCTCTTTGCGTGGATTGACCTTATAATCTGCCAAAGCCTTTGAGAAATATTCGATCATCTCATATTCACGTTCATGTTCTTCATAAAGATGATCTAAAACCTCATGGGTTTCTTCTGAACGTTCCCGCATGGCCTTAAAAAGGAAGTTTTCTTCTTTGGGATGATGAATTTTATTTGGAAACTCACGAATATAAGTAACAATATCATCCAACAATTCGTGCGATACGACTTTACCGTCTCGGATCAAGTTGGCATCAATTTTCAAAATTCGGGCAATTCCATTGAGAGCGAGGTGTTCACGGGCCAATACTTTTATTGTCGTTCTCATGACTTATCTCCCTTCTCTTCAAATTTCAGGCGGCGTTGAACAGGGAAAAATCGAATATCCCATTTGTCAGCGATTACGCCCCAAACGCCTTTCGGTGCTTTCAACATCAAAATGACAGAGACAAGCCCCAAAACGATGAGGTACCAAGACCCGAAGTCATCCAAAAATTCACGTAACACAAAATAAATCAACGCCCCGATAATCGGCCCCTCAATGGTGCCAATTCCACCGATTACAACGATGAAAAACATGGCGGCTGTCCAATCAATCGAAAAAGCAGCATCGGGTGAAATACGAAGTTTGGTGACAAAAATAAGTGCCCCGGCAACACCACAGCCAAAGGCAGAAGCGAGATAAACAAACCATTTCACCTTTGGCACACGCACGCCCAGGCTTTCAGAGGCCGCTTCACTGTCACGCACAGCTGTTAAGGCAAGACCGTAACGTGATCGCAAAAGCGTATAGACTAACAAGATTGAGCCCAGACCGATGGCAATGGCAATCCAAAAGATGATGCTTTCGCGATACCAGCGCGAAATCCCTTTCACAGCGGACGTGATTGACACACCAGAACCGCCACCCAGCCAGGTCGTGTTGGCAAGAAGCAATCTAAAGACTTCAGCAACCACCCATGTACCGATGGCAAAATAGGCCCCGCGCAAGCGAAAGACGACAGCCGCAGTCGGGATCGCCAGAACCATGGCGACGAGACCGCCTAAGAAAATGGAGGCAAAAACATTCAGTCCCATTTTGAGCGAGAAAACCACCATGGCATAACCGCCCAGACCGACAAAGGCCTGTTGTCCGACGGATACCAGGCCACCATATCCTGCCAACAGGTTCCACATTTGTGCCAAAGCGAGAATATACAGAAATTCTGTAATGGTGCGCATGTCACCGCGAGAACCCCACCACGGCATTGAAATCAATGCAACCGCGATCGCGATAAAAATAAAGGTTCCGATATGGCTTGCTTTGGTAGAGCGTTCCACACGATAACTTGTTACTTGCGTTGTCATTGTATCCGCTCCTATCGATCAATCGTTTTTGGGAAAAGGCCGTTTGGCTTCACAACCAGAACAGCAAGAAAAACCAGATGCCCCGTTAAAATCCCCCAACCCGGGTCTATTGCAAAACCGATAGCTTGAGAAACGCCCAAGATCATGCCGCCAGCCAAGGTGCCCCAAAAGGAACCAAGGCCACCAATAATGACGGCTTCAAAAGCGTAAAGGAGACGACCGGGACCTACTGTTGGGTCAAAGTTTGTACGGATCGCCAGATAGATCCCTGCGATCGCCACAATCCCCATGGCAATTGCCATTGCAAGGCCATAAATATGCTTATTATCGATACCCATAAGCTGTGCCGTACTCTGATCATCAGATGTGGCACGAAACGCGCGACCTATTGACGTGTGGTTAAAGAGGTATTGCAAACCACCGATCACAGCAACTGCTGTAAAAAGAACCAACAGTGGGTACACACCAAGGGAAATGGAGCCTATTGTCACACTCGCGGTTTCAATGTCACCGGCATTTAAACCACGTGAGTCCGCTGAAAATGTTTGCAACAACGTATTTTGTATGATGATGGAAAGGCCAAATGTCACCAACAAGGGTGGTAAAATGTCATCCCCCAAGGTCTTATTCAATACAAACCGTTGCAGAACATACCCAATTGCCCCCATCACTGGGACAATCACAATCAACACCCAAAACGGATTTAACCCAAGCGGTTCGACGATAGCATACCCAAGAAAAGCAGATAGAATAATCAAATCACCATGGGCAATATTTACAAGGCGCATGACACCAAAGGCCAAGGAGAGACCGGCGGCAAACAGTGCATATAATCCACCAAGCAGCAAACCTTGTATGACTGTATTCACTAATTCAATCATGTTTTACACTCCAAAATAAGCTGCTGAAATTTGATCACGGCTCAACTCACCAGGTGCCCCTTCCAAAGAAATTTTACCTTCCTGGAAACAATAAATTCGATCAGACACGGATAACGCTTGGTTAATGTCCTGTTCCACAACAAGAACGGACGTGCCTTCAGCCATAATTCCGGGCAGACATTCATAGATGTCTTTGATGATAATCGGGGCCAGACCAAGTGAGATTTCGTCGCACAGTAAAAGCTTCGGATTGGACATTAAGGCGCGACCAATGGCGACCATCTGTTGCTGCCCACCGGATAAAGCGGTACCCGGATGGTTCCGTCTTTCCTTCAAAATGGGGAACAGATCAAAAATTCTTTCAATTGTCCAAGGACCAGGGCGTTCTGAATAGCCCCCGATAATCAGGTTTTCTTCGACTGAAAGACTTGGAAATAAACGTCGACCTTCCGGCACCATGGCAAGGCCTTTACCAACGATTTCATTGGCCGCGATACCCCCAATGGCTTCTCCATCAAAAACAATACTATCTGTTGGTGATGAGAGCAGCCCGGTCAAGGTCCGCAAAAACGTTGATTTACCAGCACCATTGGAACCAATAATAGCGATTGTTTCACCTTCATTAATGGTCACATCGACACCAAACAGGGCCTGAAAGTCACCATAATAAGATTCAAGATTGTGTGTGGTTAATAGGGTCATTCTTCACTCATCCCCATATAAACTTCCTGCACTTCAGGACTGGCCATAACGCTTGCAGGATCGCCTTGTGTCAGAAGTTGCCCAAAATTGATGGCAATCAGGCGGTCAACCACAGCCAAAAGCGCATGAACAATATGTTCAATCCAAATAATGGAAACGCCTTCAAGACGAATTTCGTTAATAGTTTCAATTAGTTCATGGACTTCATGCTCGGTTAAACCGCCCGCGATTTCATCCAGAAGTAAAAGATTAGGTTTTGTGCTTAACGCGCGGGCCAATTCAAGACGTTTGCGGTCCAGCAAACTCAAGCTACCTGCTGTTTGGTTAGCTTTGGCAAGAAGACCTGTGCGTTCTAATGTCTCAACACATAAATCATAAGCTTCACTTTCAGCCATACCTGCACCGAACGATCCACCAACCAACAGGTTTTCAAAGACTGTCATCCCCACAAAGGGGTGTGGAATTTGATAGGAACGGCCAATCCCCAAATGACACCGATTGGCAGGGGCAATCCCGACAATACTTTGCCCATCAAAGGTAATATTCCCAACATCCGGGTTCACATCACCTGTAATCAGGTTAAACATGGTGCTTTTACCAGCCCCGTTTGGACCGATTACACCCAGGGCTTCACCTTTATTCAGGCTGAACGACAAATCGTCCGTCACCTTTAATGATCCATAACTTTTGGATACATTTTCCAAACTTAATAAAGTAGACAAATTGGCCTCCCGAGAGGTGCGGACGGCTATTTTTATTTTAACGCCGCCCGCATTCTTTCAATTACATAATCGGTTCCAAAATGCCCTGAGTTGAGATCATCTCAGCGCCTTTGTTGGAAACAATTTCAAGTTCGTATTTCGCGTTACCTTGATGGCGCCATTGACCGCCCACCAAAGGTGTTTTCGCAACGTTTTTGAACGGACCGTTCCCGCCCCATTTCACACGACCAACCAATGTTTCAAGATTGGTTGAAGCCACCGCATCACGCACTGACTCATTACTGTCCAGATCTTGCGTACGCTTCAAAACGTCAGTGGCAATTTCAAACAAAGCATGCGCAAAACCAATTGGTTGGGTCCATTGCTTGCCTGTTGCCTTTGTGAAATCATCCGCAATATTTTGTGCTGACTGCTGGGTTAGGGTTGAAATAAATGGATGACTTGGTGACCACCAAACTTCACAAGAAAGGTTATGCCCCTTATCGCCTAATGCCTCTAAACCGACGGGGAAGAGCAGCGCTTTACCAGCCGTTACAATCTTTGGCTTAAAACCTTGTTGTGCAGCCTGTGTCCAAAATGTTGTAAAATCTGGTGGAATCGGCACACCTGTCACGATCTCAGCACCTGCCTTTTTATAAGCAGAAATTTGCGCGGAAAAATCATCCGTCAGGTTTTGATAGCGACCGGGATCTACAATTTTATAACCCGATTTCTCAAGTACTGGGGGAAAGCCAATTTTACCATCACCCCACGCATTGCCATCACCATCATTAGGCCAGAGACCACCCACGACTTTATTGTGAGAAATAGTTGGTGAGCTCCACATGTCATTAAAGACACTGATGATATCTTCCAACCCCCAGAAGAAGTGATATGTCCAATCAAAACCTGTTTCCGGCTTACCACCACGCGTAAAGAACCA encodes:
- a CDS encoding ABC transporter ATP-binding protein; this encodes MTDDLSFSLNKGEALGVIGPNGAGKSTMFNLITGDVNPDVGNITFDGQSIVGIAPANRCHLGIGRSYQIPHPFVGMTVFENLLVGGSFGAGMAESEAYDLCVETLERTGLLAKANQTAGSLSLLDRKRLELARALSTKPNLLLLDEIAGGLTEHEVHELIETINEIRLEGVSIIWIEHIVHALLAVVDRLIAINFGQLLTQGDPASVMASPEVQEVYMGMSEE
- a CDS encoding branched-chain amino acid ABC transporter permease translates to MIELVNTVIQGLLLGGLYALFAAGLSLAFGVMRLVNIAHGDLIILSAFLGYAIVEPLGLNPFWVLIVIVPVMGAIGYVLQRFVLNKTLGDDILPPLLVTFGLSIIIQNTLLQTFSADSRGLNAGDIETASVTIGSISLGVYPLLVLFTAVAVIGGLQYLFNHTSIGRAFRATSDDQSTAQLMGIDNKHIYGLAMAIAMGIVAIAGIYLAIRTNFDPTVGPGRLLYAFEAVIIGGLGSFWGTLAGGMILGVSQAIGFAIDPGWGILTGHLVFLAVLVVKPNGLFPKTIDR
- a CDS encoding branched-chain amino acid ABC transporter permease, giving the protein MTTQVTSYRVERSTKASHIGTFIFIAIAVALISMPWWGSRGDMRTITEFLYILALAQMWNLLAGYGGLVSVGQQAFVGLGGYAMVVFSLKMGLNVFASIFLGGLVAMVLAIPTAAVVFRLRGAYFAIGTWVVAEVFRLLLANTTWLGGGSGVSITSAVKGISRWYRESIIFWIAIAIGLGSILLVYTLLRSRYGLALTAVRDSEAASESLGVRVPKVKWFVYLASAFGCGVAGALIFVTKLRISPDAAFSIDWTAAMFFIVVIGGIGTIEGPIIGALIYFVLREFLDDFGSWYLIVLGLVSVILMLKAPKGVWGVIADKWDIRFFPVQRRLKFEEKGDKS
- a CDS encoding ABC transporter ATP-binding protein; the encoded protein is MTLLTTHNLESYYGDFQALFGVDVTINEGETIAIIGSNGAGKSTFLRTLTGLLSSPTDSIVFDGEAIGGIAANEIVGKGLAMVPEGRRLFPSLSVEENLIIGGYSERPGPWTIERIFDLFPILKERRNHPGTALSGGQQQMVAIGRALMSNPKLLLCDEISLGLAPIIIKDIYECLPGIMAEGTSVLVVEQDINQALSVSDRIYCFQEGKISLEGAPGELSRDQISAAYFGV
- a CDS encoding ABC transporter substrate-binding protein, which codes for MSKPNFSLSRRNLLKGAGAVAGVAAASTLGSSVAFAAPKTIKIGYVTPKTGPLAPFAEADEFVIGQMRELFKGGLDINGTKHPIEIIVKDSQSSPNRAADVASELILNDEVNLMLVASTPETTNPVSDQCELNEVPCISTVAPWQPWFFTRGGKPETGFDWTYHFFWGLEDIISVFNDMWSSPTISHNKVVGGLWPNDGDGNAWGDGKIGFPPVLEKSGYKIVDPGRYQNLTDDFSAQISAYKKAGAEIVTGVPIPPDFTTFWTQAAQQGFKPKIVTAGKALLFPVGLEALGDKGHNLSCEVWWSPSHPFISTLTQQSAQNIADDFTKATGKQWTQPIGFAHALFEIATDVLKRTQDLDSNESVRDAVASTNLETLVGRVKWGGNGPFKNVAKTPLVGGQWRHQGNAKYELEIVSNKGAEMISTQGILEPIM
- a CDS encoding hemerythrin domain-containing protein, translating into MRTTIKVLAREHLALNGIARILKIDANLIRDGKVVSHELLDDIVTYIREFPNKIHHPKEENFLFKAMRERSEETHEVLDHLYEEHEREYEMIEYFSKALADYKVNPRKEAKVFAQIAIEYAEFLEGHIRYENSNAFPLANAVLTEEDWEKIDVAFADNKDPISNPDEMKKFADLHHRIMDLGLPPFDIKHKDRT